From Fusarium fujikuroi IMI 58289 draft genome, chromosome FFUJ_chr07, a single genomic window includes:
- a CDS encoding related to choline dehydrogenase produces MRHAFFAGLLAAPASVCAVALTGYEYIVVGSGAGGGPLAARLALAGHKTLLIEAGDDYASLNYTVPAYSANASEDPEISWNFFVRHYADDERQARDYKTTYDTPNGEYTGLNPPEGAEMKGTLYPRTQALGGCTAHNALIAVYPHQSDFEYIASLTGDESWSADNMRKYFVKAEDNNYRPAGEAGHGYDGWLSTETAPLSIPLNDEQLFSILGGGAVALTEMSGKNITLDGLLADDANADTLARDQEAGFYQIPLSTKDASRIGPREFILSVRDAKHPNGTKKYPLDVRTNCYVTKVTFDDSKPPRANGVEFLDGKHLYKASPLATGAAGTPGNATASREVVVAGGVYNTPQILKLSGIGPADELKKFDIPVVSDLPGVGTNLQDHYEISVQGTLENNFTSFDGCTFGLYTDEDPCVDRWRAPVDGDHGIYSSSGLAASMFYKSSTAEKDNFDIFAFGGPVNFRGYFPQYAVNATIEHNWFSWAILKAHPRNTAGEVLLKSADPLDMPAITFNYFDTGNGDSSADLQALYEAVELTRSALANQPVNVTEVLPGAGVTSQKDIETYVKDVAWGHHASSTCPIGADDDKMAVLDSKFRVRGVAGLRVVDASVYPRIPGTFTAVSTYMVAEKAADVMLAELEE; encoded by the coding sequence ATGAGACACGCCTTCTTTGCCGGCCTTCTGGCCGCCCCAGCTTCCGTGTGCGCCGTGGCCCTCACAGGCTACGAGTACATCGTCGTTGGCTCCGGCGCCGGAGGAGGTCCTCTGGCTGCTCGTCTCGCACTGGCTGGTCACAAGACCCTTCTCATCGAAGCCGGTGACGACTATGCCTCTCTCAACTACACTGTTCCTGCCTACTCTGCCAATGCGTCCGAGGATCCTGAGATCTCGTGGAACTTTTTTGTTCGTCACTACGCTGATGATGAGCGACAAGCTCGTGACTACAAGACCACTTACGATACTCCCAACGGAGAGTACACTGGTCTCAACCCCCCTGAGGGcgctgagatgaagggtACTCTGTATCCCCGCACCCAAGCTCTTGGTGGCTGCACGGCTCACAATGCTTTGATCGCCGTGTACCCCCACCAGTCTGACTTTGAGTACATCGCCTCTCTGACCGGTGATGAGTCCTGGTCAGCGGATAACATGCGCAAGTACTttgtcaaggctgaggacaACAACTACCGCCCTGCAGGCGAGGCTGGCCACGGCTACGATGGCTGGCTCAGCACCGAGACTGCTCCCCTCAGCATTCCCCTCAACGACGAGCAGCTTTTCAGCATTCTCGGCGGAGGTGCCGTTGCTCTGACTGAGATGAGTGGCAAGAACATCACCTTGGATGGTCTGCTTGCCGACGATGCCAATGCCGATACTCTGGCTCGTGACCAGGAGGCTGGTTTCTACCAGATCCCTCTGTCTACCAAGGATGCTAGCCGTATTGGACCCCGTGAGTTCATTCTTTCTGTCCGCGATGCCAAGCACCCCAACGGCACCAAGAAGTATCCCCTCGATGTCCGAACCAACTGCTACGTCACCAAGGTCACTTTCGATGACTCCAAGCCCCCTCGTGCCAATGGCGTTGAGTTCCTTGACGGCAAGCATCTCTACAAGGCCAGCCCTCTTGCTACCGGTGCTGCTGGTACTCCTGGCAACGCCACTGCTTCTCGTGAGGTTGTCGTCGCCGGTGGTGTTTACAACACTCCTCAGATTCTCAAGCTTAGCGGTATCGGACCTgctgatgagctgaagaagttcGACATCCCCGTTGTTTCTGACCTTCCCGGTGTCGGTACCAACCTGCAGGATCACTATGAGATCTCCGTCCAGGGAACTCTCGAGAACAACTTCACATCTTTCGATGGCTGCACCTTCGGTCTCTACACTGATGAGGACCCTTGTGTCGACCGCTGGAGAGCTCCCGTTGATGGCGATCACGGCATCTACTCTTCTTCCGGTCTTGCTGCCTCCATGTTCTACAAGAGCTCCactgctgagaaggacaaCTTTGACATCTTCGCCTTCGGTGGTCCCGTCAACTTCAGAGGGTACTTCCCTCAGTACGCCGTCAACGCCACCATCGAGCACAACTGGTTCTCATGGGCCATCCTCAAGGCTCACCCCCGCAACACCGCTGGTGAAGTCCTCCTCAAGTCCGCTGATCCTCTCGACATGCCTGCCATCACCTTCAACTACTTCGACACTGGAAACGGCGACTCCTCTGCTGATCTCCAGGCCCTGTACGAGGCCGTCGAGCTTACCCGGAGCGCACTGGCCAACCAGCCTGTCAACGTCACTGAGGTTCTTCCCGGTGCTGGTGTCACTTCTCAGAAGGACATCGAGACTTATGTCAAGGATGTTGCTTGGGGTCACCACGCTTCCTCGACTTGCCCcattggtgctgatgatgacaagaTGGCGGTTCTCGATTCCAAGTTCCGAGTTCGAGGTGTCGCTGGTCTTCGTGTTGTTGATGCTTCGGTTTACCCTCGCATTCCTGGTACCTTCACGGCTGTGTCGACCTACATggttgctgagaaggccgcTGATGTCATgctggctgagcttgaggaatAG
- a CDS encoding related to 2-hydroxyacid dehydrogenase, translating to MRSLGRTARRVPLHGKSSTPSLLVMDDYLRISAKHFEHLQPSKLQVDVSDTYLPQRTAEEKGSLVKKLYPYEIISTMRERTPFSGELLRQLPNLKLLLCTGTQFETFDLETAKDLGITVASALGRGRSDGTQHKQDIRKGGSHPATHHTWAMILALARNIATDDASIKAGGWQSDMAIGLSGKTLGVVGLGRLGAAVARIGSLAFGMKIKCWSSSLDQSRADEMTAKLGLPIVDEDGDKTFEAVSKEELFATADVVTLHYVLSERSRGIVGAKELKAMKKSALLVNTSRGALIDETALLEAANDGSIRGVALDVFESEPLPADSPWRSQDWGKGKSRVLLTPHMGYVEEGIMNNWYAEQAENVERWLDGKDVLYQLV from the coding sequence ATGCGTTCGCTTGGCCGCACGGCTCGTAGGGTTCCGCTGCATGgaaaatcatcaacaccctccCTGTTAGTCATGGACGACTATCTTCGGATTTCAGCGAAACATTTTGAGCACTTGCAGCCTTCAAAACTACAAGTTGACGTATCTGATACCTACCTTCCTCAGCGAACTGCAGAGGAAAAAGGAAGTTTGGTAAAGAAGCTCTACCCATACGAAATCATCTCTACCATGCGTGAGCGAACCCCGTTCTCTGGGGAGCTACTACGCCAACTGCCCAACTTGAAGTTACTGTTATGTACCGGTACTCAGTTTGAGACCTTTGATCTAGAGACAGCCAAGGATCTGGGAATCACTGTCGCTTCAGCGCTAGGTCGGGGGCGGAGTGATGGAACGCAGCATAAGCAGGACATCCGCAAAGGAGGAAGCCATCCTGCCACTCATCATACCTGGGCCATgattcttgctcttgctaGAAACATTGCGACAGATGATGCTTCCATCAAAGCTGGTGGATGGCAATCAGATATGGCCATTGGTCTATCCGGAAAGACTCTGGGAGTTGTTGGTCTGGGAAGGCTAGGAGCAGCAGTGGCGAGAATCGGGTCTTTGGCCTTTGGTATGAAGATCAAGTGCTGGAGCAGCAGCTTGGACCAATCCAGGGCTGATGAAATGACTGCTAAGCTTGGCTTGCCTATTGtggacgaggatggcgacAAGACCTTTGAGGCAGTGAGCAAAGAAGAGCTTTTTGCAACTGCTGATGTCGTCACTCTGCACTATGTTTTGAGTGAACGCTCCCGTGGTATTGTTGGCGCCAAGGAActcaaggcgatgaagaagtcggCGTTGCTGGTTAATACCTCGCGTGGTGCACTCATCGACGAGACGGCACTGCTCGAAGCAGCGAATGACGGTTCCATCCGCGGCGTGGCACTGGATGTCTTTGAGTCTGAGCCTCTGCCTGCAGATAGCCCATGGCGTTCTCAGGACTGGGGAAAAGGTAAGAGTCGGGTTCTGTTAACGCCGCACATGGGGTACGTGGAGGAGGGTAT